The region ATGTTGCGAATGCCGCGCTCGGCCTTCCAGGTCATTCCGGGCGTCAGCGCGATCTGGACGTGGTAGAGGGGGTTCACGGCGCGTGGTTCGCAAAAAGCGACGACGCCGCCTGGCTCGAGCACCTTCGCGATCGCCGCAAACGCAGCGTCGAGATCGGGGACGTGGTGGAGCACGAAGAAGCCTATCACGCGATCGAATCGCTGATCGGTATGCTCCGGGAGGTCTCCGACGTCGCAGAGGAGCGTTTCGAAGGAGAGATCCGCCAGCTCCCGCTTCATGTCGGCCAACATGTCCTCTGATATGTCGAGACAGGTCAGTCGATGGCCAGAACGAAGCAAGGGCTCGCTGAACTTGCCCAGGCCCGAACCGATCTCGAGGATGTGGTGCCCCGGTTCGAGTCCGGCGTATTCCGTCATCCAGTCGATCTTGTGCCGGACGTACGCGGAGTCCGTCCGTTGCATCGTCCGCTTGTCGAGTGACCGGTAGTAGTGACGCTGGTAGGCGTTGTGATCGCTTGTGAGAGGCATGGTACCAAGCCGAGAGCTGCGTCCGTCGAGCTTTATACGCGCTGGCGCTCAGCGCAGGCAAGGACAATTCGGGCCAGCGGGCTGGGTGGCGGCAGCCGACATGCACACGCCAACGTCCGATAAGGCGCCGTCAGGTCGGTTTGAGTCCAAAAAGGGGCTTCATGTCGGCTATCCGCATTGTGATGCCAAGGATGAGTTTCCGCCTGGACGATAGCATAATCTATCGGCAACTCTCCCGTCGACACGAGCAGCGTAGTTTCGATGTTTGTCGCGACAAGCGTAGCTTCGATGATTGTCGCGACATTCGCGACAATAATTGAGCCCCTCATATCTCCGCTTAGGTGTGGTTTTGATACTCCATGACCCGTGCCCTTTTGACCACGCTCTTCTCGCTGTTTCTTTTGTCTCAGCCCACGGCAACTGGTGCGCTCGAACTCTGCGTCAAGGCAGACTTTCGAGGCCCTGACCCAACGGCACCGACGAACAACTCCCCGATCAAGCTGAGAAAGGAGTGCCGTCTCGGGAAAGAAGTGTCGCTGGGCACCACCGAGGATCTGGCAAAGATACAGGCAAACGAGGCAGCGATTGCGACGAACGCCGGGGACATCGCCACGGAGTCGGCACGGCGGCCACGGTCTTCCTCGCGCAGTTGAATACGCCAACGGGTTTCGCCGGATACACGGACTGGCGGTTGCCGACCATCGAGGAACTGTCGGGGCGTTCGGACGAAGGTTTGGCCACAGGGAGAATCGGGAACCCGAGCGCGGGGTCATGTGGCGGTGGGAGCGGCCTGTTCGACGATTCCCGGTGAGACCTTCTCGTCGTTCTACTGGTCGTCCTCTACCGTCGCGGGCGATCCGAGCAGCGCGTGGGGCGTGACCTTCGACTTTCGCTACGTCTTCGACGACGGCAAGGACGACGACTGGTTCGTTCGTGCCGCGCACCCCTGCTTGGAATGGGATCCTGACAGTCATCCGGCTCGGTCACTCTGCTGAGAGACTTGCTGACAAGTAAGTAGACTTGTCAGCAGACTTACTTGCTTACTCCTCTCGGCTCGATAACTTTCATTATCAAGTGTCAGGATAAAACTACGACGAGTGACCAAGAATCGGGACTGAGCGATTCGTTTCAGTCGGGCTGAAGCATCACGTCAAGGCAAGGTTGCTGGTCATTGGATTCTCCCCCGACCTCCACCGCCCGCCCTGACGCACAAACGCCGCGCTTGGCCCTCTTCATGAGCAGGTTAGACGCGGCGTTTGGAGAATTAAGTTGTGTGCGTCGTTTTTTCAAACGACCCGCGGTGCGGGACGGGCGCGCTGCGCCTAGTCAGTCACACATGTAGGGCGCAAACGATCCGGGCATGTCATAGACGGGCGAAATTGCATCCAACAGACCATCACTCCACACAGCAACTCCGTCGTTGTACATAGCCGCAGCCGCGGGGGATACGTCACACCCGGACGACGCTGGCGGTAGCCAACATGAACGGCCTATTTGCCCAGGTCGCCGGGTAGCGGCAACCCCGAAGCCTGGAGCGAGGTCCAGTTTTCGGGTCTAGCCCGCTGGGCGGCGCCGCCAAAATGATATGCCAGAGCGGCCACAGCCCAGC is a window of Candidatus Binatia bacterium DNA encoding:
- a CDS encoding methyltransferase domain-containing protein, translating into MPLTSDHNAYQRHYYRSLDKRTMQRTDSAYVRHKIDWMTEYAGLEPGHHILEIGSGLGKFSEPLLRSGHRLTCLDISEDMLADMKRELADLSFETLLCDVGDLPEHTDQRFDRVIGFFVLHHVPDLDAAFAAIAKVLEPGGVVAFCEPRAVNPLYHVQIALTPGMTWKAERGIRNMRPRLVEAAMRRNGLVSAHSLSCGLFPPFLTNTTVGDRVERAVERARLLHPLHAFSLFRAEKPA